TTTCTCTTACTTCAATAGAAATAATTTGTTGACCTAACTTTAAAAAACCATTTATTATACCATAATCTAAATTATTATGAGGCCATGGAAATCCTGAACTAATATATAATATCTTCATCTAATCACCCGGTCTTATATTATTTTATCATTGCACAAATCGCTGGCACTTTCACCAAGAATAAGTCTAACTATATTGTTATAACCTATATCATTATTTCTTACTAACTCTTGGAACTCCAAAAACTCGGAGTAATATTTTCTCTTTAGATCTCTAACATCTCTTTGCATTTCATTATAAAGTTCTTTGTATCGAATTCCTAAATGAACTCTTTCAAGAATGATTCTAAATAAATCTCTGTATATTAAAGAAAATTTTGTGTAAATAAAATAATTATCTTTATACTTTTGAATAATTTCAATTAATTCATTCATAAAGTTCTTATGTCTTAATTTGAAATTTAATATAGACATATTAGCTACTAAAACTTGGCTAAAGCTTGATACTGCACCCATAACATTTACCTCCCCATAAAGTAAATCTTATATGTAATCTAAACACTCTTTTAATACATCTTCCCAATGTTGCATTTTATAATTAAACCTTTGTCTCAACATATAATTATCAAGAACAGAATTTTTTAACCCTTTTGCTGGTGCATTATAATCTGTCAAATTTATGTCATCAACATGGTACAACTTGAGCCATTTCCTCCTGCCATATAATTCCTTTCATATAATCACCACTCATATAGTTTATCCGTTTATATGTATCGGCAAATTTTTCGCAAAATTAAGTAGAAAAATAAAA
This portion of the Thermoanaerobacterium sp. RBIITD genome encodes:
- a CDS encoding sugar nucleotide-binding protein, whose translation is MYHVDDINLTDYNAPAKGLKNSVLDNYMLRQRFNYKMQHWEDVLKECLDYI